One window of the Actinomyces procaprae genome contains the following:
- a CDS encoding carbohydrate ABC transporter permease codes for MSKKTTEAAVAHRGYNVENPRKSWLLTIVMGLMLIYTYLPLLWLFISSTKTQGDLFSTFGLWFGHDFALWDNIREALTYNDGQFVRWFLNTLMYVVLGAGGSVLLSVLAGYGLAKFDFPGKNAVFAIVIGAVAVPGTALAVPTFLMFAKLGLTNTPWSVIIPSLISPFGLYLMWQFTRDAVPTELLEAARIDGASEFRTFRQVALPLLGPGIVTVSLFAIVATWNNYFLPLIMLKDASWYPLTIGLNAWNAQAATAGGQAIFNLVITASLLTIIPLIAAFLGLQRFWQAGLASGGVKE; via the coding sequence ATGAGCAAGAAGACCACCGAGGCCGCCGTCGCCCACCGCGGTTACAACGTCGAGAACCCCCGCAAGAGCTGGCTGCTGACAATCGTGATGGGCCTGATGCTCATCTACACCTACCTGCCGCTGCTGTGGCTGTTCATCTCCTCCACCAAGACCCAGGGGGACCTCTTCTCCACCTTCGGGCTGTGGTTCGGTCACGACTTCGCCCTGTGGGACAACATCCGTGAGGCGCTCACCTACAACGACGGCCAGTTCGTGCGCTGGTTCCTGAACACGCTGATGTATGTGGTTCTGGGCGCCGGCGGCTCCGTGCTGCTCTCGGTGCTGGCCGGGTATGGTCTGGCCAAGTTCGACTTCCCGGGTAAGAACGCCGTCTTCGCCATCGTCATCGGCGCCGTCGCCGTCCCCGGCACCGCGCTCGCGGTCCCGACCTTTCTCATGTTCGCCAAGTTGGGGCTTACCAACACTCCCTGGTCGGTGATCATCCCGTCGCTTATCTCCCCCTTCGGCCTGTACCTGATGTGGCAGTTCACCCGCGACGCCGTGCCCACCGAGCTGCTCGAGGCGGCCCGGATCGACGGCGCGAGTGAGTTCCGCACCTTCCGCCAGGTGGCTCTGCCGCTGCTGGGCCCCGGCATCGTGACGGTCTCCCTGTTCGCGATCGTGGCCACCTGGAACAACTACTTCCTGCCGTTGATCATGCTGAAGGACGCCAGCTGGTATCCGCTCACCATCGGTTTGAACGCCTGGAACGCGCAGGCCGCTACGGCCGGAGGGCAGGCGATCTTCAACCTGGTTATCACCGCCTCGCTGCTCACCATCATTCCGCTGATCGCGGCCTTCCTCGGCTTGCAGCGCTTCTGGCAGGCCGGCCTGGCCTCCGGCGGCGTCAAGGAATGA
- a CDS encoding carbohydrate ABC transporter permease yields MSAIPVAASTPSAAPPKQAPARRPRRRWTGWGFVGPFMLVFAFVFLAPILYSIYLSLFQKRMVGGNQFVGLDNYTQLLADPQFWEAFRRVALFLVVQVPIMLTLSLLAALAIDSLKLYGTAFFRISIFMPYAVPAVVAALMWGFMYGNRFGLVGSLSDFLGVSIPDPLGANMILVSIGNIVTWEFVGYNMLIFYSSLKTIPHSLYEAAAIDGASEWRIITAIKIPALRGALGIATIFSIIGSFQLFNEPSILQSLAPNAITTYYTPNYYAYNLSFAGQQYNYSATVAIVMGLITMAVAYFVQLRGNREN; encoded by the coding sequence ATGTCGGCGATCCCCGTCGCAGCGAGCACGCCCAGTGCCGCACCACCCAAGCAAGCGCCCGCGCGGCGCCCCAGACGCCGCTGGACCGGATGGGGCTTCGTGGGCCCCTTCATGCTGGTCTTCGCCTTCGTCTTCCTGGCGCCCATCCTCTACTCGATCTACCTCAGCCTGTTCCAAAAGCGCATGGTGGGCGGCAACCAGTTCGTCGGCCTGGACAACTACACCCAGCTCCTGGCCGACCCGCAGTTCTGGGAGGCCTTCCGGCGGGTGGCCCTGTTCCTGGTGGTCCAGGTACCGATCATGCTCACGCTGTCGCTGCTGGCGGCGCTGGCGATCGACTCCCTGAAGCTGTACGGCACGGCCTTCTTCCGCATCTCCATCTTCATGCCCTACGCCGTCCCGGCGGTGGTGGCCGCCCTGATGTGGGGCTTCATGTACGGCAACCGCTTCGGCCTGGTCGGCTCGCTGTCCGACTTCCTGGGCGTGAGCATCCCCGACCCGCTGGGCGCAAACATGATCCTGGTGTCGATCGGAAACATCGTCACCTGGGAGTTCGTCGGCTACAACATGCTGATCTTCTACTCCTCGCTGAAGACCATCCCGCACAGCCTGTACGAGGCCGCCGCCATCGACGGCGCCAGCGAGTGGCGCATCATCACCGCCATCAAGATCCCGGCGCTGCGGGGCGCCCTGGGTATCGCCACGATCTTCTCCATCATCGGATCGTTCCAGCTGTTCAACGAGCCCTCGATCCTGCAAAGCCTCGCCCCCAACGCGATCACCACCTACTACACGCCGAACTACTACGCCTACAACCTCTCCTTCGCCGGCCAGCAGTACAACTACTCGGCCACCGTCGCCATCGTCATGGGCCTGATCACCATGGCCGTGGCCTACTTCGTCCAGCTGCGCGGGAACCGGGAGAACTGA